Proteins from one Longimicrobium terrae genomic window:
- the speB gene encoding agmatinase gives MPAELPESLKDLSWELPRNFLGLEGDDASWEKAGVVILPIPYESTVSYQGGTKLGPDAIIQASRFIELYDQELDTEPGPAIGVCTLPALHLTSAGPEAAVAELREAYDAILREAGDRFVIGLGGEHSITSAPVLAYAARQPEGRKLSVLQFDAHGDLRMEYEGSAYSHAAVMARIIDTCDLVQVGIRAITSEERALIREREGNITTIFADEMWDNEAWIERALAALGDDVFITFDVDYFDPSLMPATGTPEPGGITWYPTMKLLRRVFETRNVVGADVVELAPIGGNAAPDFVVAKLVHKMVAYRTLAANRG, from the coding sequence ATGCCCGCTGAACTTCCCGAGTCGCTCAAGGACCTTTCCTGGGAGCTTCCCCGCAACTTCCTGGGGCTGGAAGGCGATGACGCCAGCTGGGAAAAGGCCGGCGTCGTCATCCTCCCCATCCCGTACGAGTCCACCGTCTCGTACCAGGGCGGCACCAAGCTGGGGCCCGACGCCATCATCCAGGCTTCCCGCTTCATCGAACTGTACGACCAGGAGCTGGATACCGAGCCCGGCCCCGCCATCGGCGTGTGCACGCTTCCCGCGCTGCACCTGACCAGCGCCGGCCCCGAAGCCGCCGTCGCCGAACTGCGCGAAGCGTACGACGCCATCCTGCGGGAAGCCGGCGACCGCTTCGTCATTGGGCTGGGCGGCGAGCACAGCATCACCAGCGCGCCGGTGCTGGCGTACGCGGCGCGGCAGCCGGAGGGGCGCAAGCTTTCCGTCCTGCAGTTCGACGCGCACGGCGACCTGCGCATGGAATACGAGGGCTCGGCGTACTCGCACGCCGCGGTCATGGCGCGCATCATCGACACCTGCGACCTGGTTCAGGTGGGGATCCGCGCCATCACCAGCGAGGAACGGGCGCTGATCCGCGAACGCGAAGGGAACATCACCACGATCTTCGCCGACGAGATGTGGGACAACGAGGCGTGGATCGAACGCGCCCTGGCCGCGCTGGGCGACGACGTGTTCATCACCTTTGACGTGGACTACTTCGATCCCTCGCTGATGCCGGCCACTGGCACGCCGGAGCCGGGCGGCATCACCTGGTATCCCACCATGAAGCTGCTGCGCCGCGTGTTCGAGACCAGGAACGTGGTCGGCGCGGACGTGGTGGAGCTTGCGCCCATCGGCGGCAACGCGGCGCCGGACTTCGTGGTCGCCAAGCTGGTGCACAAGATGGTGGCCTACCGCACCCTCGCCGCGAACCGCGGCTGA
- a CDS encoding carboxypeptidase regulatory-like domain-containing protein, whose product MRQSMLREGGTRGLRRGWRAAAMIAAALLIAGCDDGPVSPRGPSQVSFSGTVRTQEGRPVPDVSVHLAGSGAAPADVITDAEGRFSYTGLKPGDYRMRLLPPFGYEATPAERTVELKADVTLDVSLRAVRDSTVTIAAGTRDTVGVASGTYVMVDASALATPVRVGLAEAPGTGFGELSVLGTPVVITAGTADAPAPSGSRARFAVAGSGPLVPVTVWQRVPTCTGSSVQLAFRVDPEAGSDPVFIYAQSECTTWTDPTTGRSGSAVRGTASVPAGSRLPLAAFYRDAECTAGDTRRLTLAPGSTEGGGRIPLIVIHGWQPDRLDCASFNRFHPETETFGDFITQVNSTPDLASRYSVYVLRYPTFQPVGVASEYLHQQIEARGWRTGGVVLVGHSMGGLVGRGYLAGHGGDAVRALITLGTPHEGSPLADVRSMPSRCGSGLARLGDRFATTPGMADLSPGGPFITSLRGHTEHGTRVLTLAGDASIGVLPPGLTLSRCMLTGLLEELGVADRRTDAVVPVASAIPAWTGVQHLMTGEDHNDLTAGTAATRVRFMLRQVARCVPGTPPAPVAANAFPLSGSVARQDSGRIDVVLNPIVIDGKPVAGLTKDNFTIVENDCLKFFDITTSEGNVGVDVVFIQDLSGSMSGAITGVRNSVLAFAADLRDRGLNVRLGSVGFSGGGTIVTHPGMGTCERLGPALDLAAPNAFLDHVRASWTATGGCDGPENGLEAIKYAHERMSWRPGAARVYIVITDISMHHAGDTCNGAGRCTDQTIRSIVDLVGSTSTIQVVAPTAASTRTSGGGVDPWLLADGTGGSKLVLPANGSVNLLTLGIAERIAQTVRLTFTSTTDLRAAHRPRIRVTVGGAVAEIAPGLISYDIDPSLARAPR is encoded by the coding sequence ATGAGACAATCGATGTTGCGGGAGGGCGGGACGCGGGGACTCCGGCGGGGATGGCGGGCGGCCGCGATGATCGCGGCGGCGCTGCTGATCGCCGGATGCGACGACGGGCCGGTTTCGCCCAGGGGGCCGTCGCAGGTCAGCTTTTCCGGAACCGTGCGCACGCAGGAGGGCCGCCCGGTGCCGGATGTGTCCGTGCACCTGGCGGGCTCCGGCGCCGCCCCGGCGGACGTGATCACGGACGCGGAGGGGCGCTTCAGCTACACCGGGCTCAAGCCGGGCGACTACCGGATGCGTCTGCTGCCGCCGTTCGGGTACGAGGCCACCCCGGCGGAGCGCACGGTGGAGTTGAAGGCGGACGTGACGCTGGACGTGTCACTGCGCGCGGTCCGGGACAGCACGGTGACCATCGCGGCGGGGACGCGCGACACCGTCGGCGTGGCGTCCGGCACCTACGTGATGGTGGACGCCTCCGCGCTGGCCACGCCGGTCCGCGTGGGGCTGGCGGAGGCGCCGGGGACCGGGTTCGGGGAGTTGAGCGTGCTCGGCACCCCCGTGGTCATCACCGCGGGCACCGCGGACGCACCGGCTCCTTCCGGATCGCGCGCGCGGTTCGCCGTGGCGGGATCGGGGCCGCTGGTGCCGGTGACGGTGTGGCAGCGGGTTCCTACGTGCACGGGATCGTCCGTGCAGCTCGCCTTTCGCGTGGACCCGGAGGCGGGAAGCGACCCGGTGTTCATCTACGCGCAGTCCGAGTGCACCACGTGGACGGACCCCACGACGGGCCGCAGCGGCTCGGCGGTGCGCGGAACGGCGTCGGTGCCCGCGGGTTCGCGCCTGCCGCTGGCGGCCTTCTACCGTGACGCCGAGTGCACGGCGGGGGACACGCGCAGGCTCACGCTGGCTCCCGGCAGCACGGAAGGCGGCGGGCGCATTCCGCTCATCGTCATCCACGGCTGGCAGCCGGACCGGCTGGACTGCGCCTCGTTCAACCGGTTCCACCCGGAAACGGAAACGTTCGGCGACTTCATCACGCAGGTGAACTCCACTCCCGATCTGGCCTCGCGGTACTCCGTCTACGTGCTGCGCTACCCCACCTTTCAGCCGGTGGGGGTGGCCAGCGAGTACCTGCACCAGCAGATCGAAGCACGGGGCTGGCGGACGGGCGGCGTGGTGCTGGTGGGCCACAGCATGGGCGGCCTGGTGGGGCGCGGATACCTGGCCGGGCACGGCGGCGACGCGGTGCGCGCCCTCATCACGCTGGGCACTCCGCACGAGGGGAGCCCGCTGGCGGACGTGCGCAGCATGCCGTCGCGCTGCGGGTCCGGGCTCGCCCGCCTGGGAGACCGCTTCGCCACCACGCCGGGGATGGCGGACCTGAGCCCCGGCGGACCGTTCATCACCAGCCTGCGCGGCCACACGGAACACGGCACGCGCGTCCTGACGCTGGCCGGCGACGCATCCATCGGCGTGCTTCCGCCCGGACTGACGCTGAGCCGCTGCATGCTCACCGGGCTGCTGGAGGAGCTTGGGGTGGCGGACCGCCGCACGGACGCCGTGGTGCCGGTGGCGAGCGCGATTCCCGCCTGGACCGGGGTGCAGCACCTGATGACGGGCGAGGACCACAACGATCTGACGGCGGGGACGGCCGCCACCCGCGTGCGCTTCATGCTGCGGCAGGTGGCGCGCTGCGTTCCCGGCACGCCGCCGGCACCCGTGGCGGCGAACGCCTTTCCGCTTTCCGGCAGCGTGGCCCGGCAGGACAGCGGGCGCATCGACGTGGTGCTCAACCCCATCGTCATCGACGGAAAACCGGTCGCCGGGCTCACCAAGGACAACTTTACCATCGTCGAAAACGACTGCCTGAAGTTCTTCGACATCACCACCAGCGAGGGCAACGTGGGGGTGGACGTGGTGTTCATCCAGGACCTGTCCGGGTCCATGAGCGGCGCCATCACGGGCGTACGCAACAGCGTTCTGGCCTTTGCCGCGGACCTGCGCGACCGGGGGCTGAACGTGCGGCTGGGTTCGGTGGGATTCTCGGGAGGGGGGACCATCGTCACGCACCCGGGAATGGGCACCTGCGAACGGCTGGGGCCGGCGCTGGACCTGGCCGCGCCCAATGCCTTTCTGGATCACGTGCGCGCTTCGTGGACGGCCACGGGCGGGTGCGACGGGCCGGAGAACGGGCTGGAGGCCATCAAGTACGCCCACGAGCGCATGTCGTGGCGCCCCGGCGCGGCCCGCGTGTACATCGTGATCACCGACATCAGCATGCACCACGCGGGGGACACCTGCAACGGCGCGGGCCGCTGCACCGACCAGACCATCCGCTCCATCGTGGACCTGGTGGGCTCCACCTCCACCATCCAGGTGGTGGCTCCCACCGCCGCCTCCACGCGAACCAGCGGGGGCGGGGTGGACCCGTGGCTGCTCGCGGACGGAACGGGCGGAAGCAAGCTCGTGCTTCCCGCCAACGGCTCCGTGAACCTTCTCACACTGGGGATCGCGGAGCGCATCGCCCAGACCGTCCGCCTCACCTTTACCTCCACCACCGACCTGCGCGCGGCGCACCGGCCGCGCATCCGCGTCACCGTGGGCGGCGCGGTGGCCGAGATCGCGCCGGGGCTGATCAGCTACGACATCGATCCCAGCCTGGCGCGGGCTCCACGCTGA
- a CDS encoding Ig-like domain-containing protein: MKTNLFARGAAALALAVLAACSETGQPLAPENPGLQPLVEMNCIATLSSRSVTCSEVAAGGPSKVIAGNQGVYVRLISSNITMTADTFAFDVNVQNLIPQALGTTDGITLDSAAVRVFFHIPPFVRQGTGSVSVANADGQAEYTGLGQDYYQYDEILEPNETSTITRRWQLVFTPGVDQIGLKLYVAAKVPRPDGYVELSAGNPFQLTGTTQSFTGVVRDVVGNVVDTPISWMTSDSAVATVDASGTLTAVAPGRVILTATAGIRIGADTIDVCPDLPVGGVYTASMPSASRVCFGGQASTAEYTYMPVNLSTASSLALSVTGTGIQAVTGPPSPNIIPTGGITLGGGNAALAANDDGHVARLAAEKRDLAGRTALVRNRAASGARRTITPGVPAVGDLWNLNAVQGCSGTPDVRVGRVRSVSQRAIIVGDTANPAGGFTTAQYDSIALEFDSIAYSVDVANFGAPTDMDNNSRVVLFFTRAVNELSPPASSQVTNGYFTNRDLFGTGDCALSNQGEILYMLVPDPTGAVNSNVRTVSFVRGNVTRTAGHELQHLINASRRLTAGAPFEEAWLDEGMSQAAEELMFYRTAVGLAPRQNINLSNLTTGPNASRRVAAFNTYANGNFGNLRSWLQRPDTSGAFKTTSPASPAFRGVNWAFLRYASDRVNGSDAAFWQSLVNTTLTGKANIQNAIGADPDLWLRDFVGAMYADDAVTGIAAQYTQPSWNFRSIYGGLGGVPLLARPLTNATALTLSYSRGGGTAYMRFGVPSAGFATLTALSAGLPPTSPFQLIVVRTK, from the coding sequence ATGAAAACAAATCTGTTTGCACGGGGCGCCGCGGCGCTCGCGCTTGCCGTTCTGGCCGCCTGCTCGGAAACGGGTCAGCCGCTGGCGCCGGAAAATCCGGGGCTCCAGCCGCTCGTGGAGATGAACTGCATCGCCACGCTCTCGTCGCGCAGCGTCACCTGCAGCGAGGTCGCCGCGGGCGGCCCGTCCAAGGTCATCGCCGGAAACCAGGGCGTGTACGTGCGCCTGATTTCCAGCAACATCACCATGACGGCGGACACGTTCGCCTTTGACGTCAACGTCCAGAACCTGATTCCGCAGGCGCTGGGCACCACGGACGGCATCACGCTGGACAGCGCCGCCGTGCGCGTCTTCTTCCACATCCCGCCCTTTGTGCGGCAGGGAACGGGAAGCGTGTCGGTGGCCAACGCCGACGGGCAGGCGGAGTACACCGGACTGGGACAGGACTACTACCAGTACGACGAGATCCTGGAGCCCAACGAGACGTCGACCATCACCAGGCGCTGGCAGCTGGTCTTTACGCCCGGTGTGGACCAGATCGGCCTCAAGCTGTACGTGGCCGCCAAGGTGCCGCGTCCGGACGGCTACGTGGAGCTGAGCGCCGGAAACCCGTTCCAGCTCACCGGCACCACGCAGTCGTTTACGGGTGTGGTGCGCGATGTCGTGGGCAACGTCGTCGACACTCCCATCAGCTGGATGACCTCCGATTCCGCCGTCGCCACGGTGGATGCGTCCGGAACGCTGACGGCGGTTGCGCCGGGCCGCGTGATCCTGACGGCCACGGCGGGCATCCGCATCGGCGCCGACACCATTGACGTGTGCCCCGACCTGCCGGTGGGCGGCGTGTACACGGCGTCCATGCCGTCCGCGTCCCGCGTCTGCTTCGGCGGCCAGGCGAGCACGGCCGAGTACACGTACATGCCGGTGAACCTGTCGACCGCGTCGTCGCTGGCGCTGTCGGTGACCGGAACGGGGATTCAGGCCGTCACCGGCCCGCCGTCGCCCAACATCATCCCCACGGGCGGGATCACGCTGGGCGGCGGCAACGCGGCCCTTGCGGCGAACGATGACGGGCACGTGGCGCGACTGGCCGCGGAAAAGCGTGATCTGGCGGGCCGCACCGCGCTGGTGCGCAATCGCGCGGCTTCCGGCGCGCGGCGCACCATCACCCCCGGGGTACCCGCCGTGGGCGACCTGTGGAACCTGAACGCGGTCCAGGGCTGCAGCGGCACGCCCGACGTCCGCGTGGGACGTGTGCGCAGCGTCTCTCAGCGCGCCATCATCGTGGGCGACACGGCCAACCCGGCCGGCGGATTCACGACGGCGCAGTACGATTCCATCGCGCTGGAGTTCGACAGCATCGCCTACTCGGTTGATGTGGCCAACTTCGGCGCGCCGACGGACATGGACAACAACAGCCGCGTCGTTCTGTTCTTCACGCGCGCCGTGAACGAACTGAGCCCGCCGGCCAGCAGCCAGGTCACGAACGGGTACTTCACCAACCGCGACCTGTTCGGGACGGGTGACTGCGCGCTCAGCAACCAGGGAGAGATCCTGTACATGCTGGTGCCGGACCCGACCGGCGCGGTGAACAGCAACGTGCGCACGGTGTCGTTCGTCCGTGGCAACGTCACCCGCACCGCGGGGCATGAACTGCAGCACCTGATCAACGCCTCCCGCCGTCTGACGGCCGGCGCGCCGTTCGAGGAGGCGTGGCTGGACGAAGGAATGTCGCAGGCGGCGGAGGAGTTGATGTTCTACCGGACCGCGGTCGGCCTGGCTCCGCGGCAGAACATCAACCTGAGCAACCTGACGACGGGGCCGAACGCCTCGCGGCGGGTGGCGGCGTTCAACACGTACGCCAACGGGAATTTCGGCAACCTGCGCTCCTGGCTGCAGCGCCCCGACACGAGCGGGGCATTCAAGACGACCAGCCCGGCTTCCCCCGCCTTCCGGGGTGTGAACTGGGCGTTCCTGCGGTACGCGTCGGACCGGGTGAACGGAAGCGACGCCGCGTTCTGGCAGTCGCTGGTGAACACGACCCTCACCGGCAAGGCGAACATTCAGAACGCCATTGGAGCCGATCCGGACCTGTGGCTGCGCGACTTTGTCGGGGCCATGTACGCGGACGACGCGGTGACGGGGATCGCGGCGCAGTACACGCAGCCGTCCTGGAACTTCCGCTCCATTTACGGCGGTCTGGGCGGAGTTCCGCTGCTGGCGCGCCCGCTGACCAACGCCACCGCGCTGACGCTGTC